The window cagtttgcgaccccatagcgagtctaggcactcacggggatggtggcctgctggagacagcagaccaccatgtccgtgactgcttttgaataaagcagttttttttttttttgcagcccattttccttaaaggaaaacgtgctgcaaatagaaaaaataccgaaacctttttgtttcgttttttttcagagtaggcagtggtccatagccagcgtaatcgagccagcggcaatgccaAAGTGTGTGGGGTGCACCAGCAGCCATCGTGTTGTTCACCGTCTGCAaggagtggcagtgctggcggttttcggCGCTACTGCTGTGGTCattatgtggcggtcagactgccaccgtaGCCGTGGCGGTCAatagactgccatggtcataatgacccccatagtgtgcaaaataTTGTACACCACAATATAGTTCTCTTACACTTATGGTCAGtacaaaaatagtgaaaaaaatatAGTTGACACTAATGTCGTCAAAAGatagacaaaaatattgttttttttaacatgcatgGAGTTGAAGTTGTTAATTTTATATACTTCAATATATAATGTTAAtgtaatgtaaactaaacatatTCTACTAATATGTAATACtatctataaatatatacttacataaatatacaaacacatatatatgtgtttgtattaatataaatatatgtatttatatataggccctcatttggacctctgagggtaccgccgtgctgaagaccgccattgCAGGTGGTTTTTCGCACAGCGTataatgactgctggcagccctccgcccttttccggatggagagccgccagcagccatactggcggtcggcggtgaagtggaggctgctccacctccaccgccacgtcatcagaacaccgcccaccaaatcacaacccaggatttggtgtggcggtgttctggtgatggggagctggcggcggagcagcccccatggatcccgttccctcccagaggatcaccggaccaggtaaggtgatcgtccgttaggggaggggggtgggggggtgttgtgtgttgtgtgcatgcatgggggtgtgcgtgtgagtgtgtagagggggtgtgtgagtgcgtgtatgcatgcagggtgtgcgttgtgtgtatgggaaatgtgtgcgtttatgtctgtgtgcatgtgtgcatgtatgtgtgcgtgtatgtgtagtacttgtgtgagtgtgcgtgtaggggagtgggggtgtgtgtcaatgtttggggGGGTAaggtgggtcctgccaccttttgaggggtggtaggggggttgtgggtttggggggaggactctcgggagggggagaggggtggaggagacccctatcagtgccagggaacgaattccctggcactgatagtgcctaccaccatggattttgtggcggtacagaaccccaccaaatccatggcggtatgcagggtcgtgataccgccggcggtctagtgtcCGCCGCCGGGctcgagaccgaagtctccagcccagcggtcgttaccaccctggcggtcggagtgtagaagtggcggtttggcatggcagtaaccgccatgcttgcaatttcattttttttactgccggcctgtttgcggtattaccgccacttctgcaCCGACCacccggggttgtaatgagggccatagtgtagcatACTTATAAAAAAGATTTATTCTACATTATATAATTTTTTCATACTTTAAATGTGTTATTGTGAACATATATATGGGTATATATCACACAGTCAAAAAATTCCACTCAGGGCTGTTGCTCCCTTCGGTGGTGGCGGAAGTTGGTCGTGAGTGGACCCGACTTTTTACAAAATACTGATGTTTCGTTCAAAAGACTTCACGTGCACCCAGAGCAGTGCTTCAAAGGGTGCAACCAGCAAAATGCAACGCATTTCGGCCTTCCTGGCCTTGATCTTGCattaagggtctcattacaagtgtgTTGGTCCGAGGAACGCCACATTTGTGGTGACGGCGCCACACTCGAGGTGATGGTCGGAATGCCACATTCCACATGGGCCAACAgccacattgcaaccctggcaggTGGACCCACCAAGGGATCACTGTtaccaccaggaacattgttcccgacaGGCTGACGACGGTctaagttgtactcagccacgACGACTCTTATCTCAGTGTGGTTGCACTGATTACAATTCAGGTTTCCGCCAGTGCATACAAGCATGGAAATAGATGACGGACTGCAGGCATAACTGATACCTAATCCAGAGGCATTATGGCGCCATCTTATAATACGTATATCTCAATGTATGAACATGCTAAGTCCAGGAAATACATTCTTAAAAGATAAAATATATCAATCTACATGCGGTTAATGGCTGCGCACCTGGCTTTAAATGTTACATATATGTGTAGATGCAAGGAGCATCTCTGAAAAATAAAttgtaaagcaaaaatatgcataaCTCATTGTCATCAGGTTACCATCATCACCTGGTTTAAGAAATGGCCATATACAAGTGAATATAAAGAACAGCTCTGCGatatacatttcaaaatgcaaATACCCATAACTAGTTTTTGGTACAGCTATCCCCAAAGTTTCtgacttcttcctcctatttcttctgacctgtttttgttggctttaggactctgggcactttaccagtgctaaccagtgctaaagtgtatatgctctctatctaaattgtattgcgcggcagagacagcgacccttgaccctcgggtaggtcccttccccgccactgcagctccacctgcccaggccccctGCCACTTCTTTGTAGCTCATAGGTGTTCCTTTGCGCTTCCTCCTGTgtatttcttccttttctcttttccattTGGCTCATCTCCTGTGTATTTCCTACTTTTCTCTTTTCCATTTGGCTCAtctcctgtgtatttcttctttttctcttttccattTGGCTCATCTCCTGTgtatttcttccttttctcttttccattTGGCTCTTCTCCTGtgcatttcttctttttctctcttccatTTGGCTCTTCTCCTGtgcatttcttctttttctctcttgcaTTTGGCTCTTCTCCTGTATATTTCCTCCTTTTCTCTTTTCCATTTGGCTCCtctcctgtgtatttcttctttttctcttttccattTGGCTCATCTCCTGTgtatttcttccttttctcttttccattTGGCTCTTCTCCTGtgcatttcttctttttctctcttccatTTGGCTCTTCTCCTGtgcatttcttctttttctctcttccatttggctcttctcctgtgtatttcttatttttctcttttccaTTGTGCTTTCTCCTCCTGTGAATTCCGTCCTATTTGTCTTTTCAATCTCGCTTTTCTCCAGTGAATTCCTTCTTATTTTCTCTCCTATTTCGcttttcccgccctcccgcctcccgcatTCAGCTTTCCCgcttcccgctttcccgccgctgccacccatgcggcccaccccccctgctcccattcgtcgtcctccctcccacctcccacctcccagctgacccctcctccccccccttccctcttatggcggccgcgccaaaggcaagcccgtctgcgcccgtccgcgcctggaccgcgcccagcgccagaacccctggcccccaccgcactcaaaacacCCGACACCGCCCTCAaacccggacgaacagccacctgctaccaagccagccctaaacgtactcatggacccttcacctgtcaagcctgcaagtacacctTCCACtgagcctgcagacctcccaccggccctcgcaccaacaaccacctcaagtgcatcctcctcaacacacgctccgtacacaagcacgccatcgaactatgggacctcctggacacaacagcaccagacgtcgccttcatcacagaaacctggatgaacgcctcctcggctcccgacatcgccatagccatccccgacggttacaagatcgcccggaaggaccgcatcaaccaatccggtggaggaatcgccatcatctacaggaactccatcaacatcacgaccaccatcgaatacacccccctcgccgccgaacacatgcacttccagatccacaccgaccccagaaccaccctcagaggaactctcgtctacaggcccccgggcccacgcgcccaattcagcgaaaccatcaccgATTTCATCAGCCCGCACACCCTAgtctcaccagactacatcctcctcggggacctgaacttccacctggagaaaaacaatgacTACAATaccgccaccctgctcgccaacctcgccaacctaggactcaagcaactggtgaacacccccacccacaccgctggccacacgctcgaccccatcttctccgccagcaaccacatatccttcagtcACTCCTCGGaactacactggaccaaccacagatgcgtccacttcaccttcaaacgggagacccaccaccaccacacacaacaaatccCATGCAGACTCTggggcaaaatctccacagagcagctcctctcaacactgaaccaaaacccaccaaccatcaccaccgacgccaacaacgcagcccgctgcctcacacaatggatcaccaactgtgccgaaaacctcgctccacttaaaagccacccaagcgggaccagcatcaggaaacccccgtggttcacggacgccctcaaagaatccaagaaatcctgccgtaccctcgaaaaaacctggcgcagagaacgcaccgcagaaaacatgtcagcactcaagaccgccacccgtgaacaccaccagctgatccgctccaccaaaagggcatcattcaaagagagactagacaacaacacccacaacagcaaagaactcttcaacatcgtcaaagagctctccaaccccagcgcctgCTCCAACGTCATcccgccctcacaagaactctgcaactccctcgctactttcttccatctaaagatcgcagacctacacgacagcttcggaccccagaccctgacgcccaccaccgaaccaactgcccccaccactaccctcaacgcctggtcccccatcagctctgaagagaccagaatcaccatgaacaccatccactccggctccccctcggacccctgcccccaccacatcttcaacaaagccgactccatcatcgccccctatctccggagcatcatcaacagctcgctctcttctgccaccttccccgagagttggaaacacgcggaagtcagcaccctcctgaaaaaacccacggctgaccccaacgacctgaagaacttccgccccatctctcttctccccttcctggGAaggaggtcatcgagaagaccgtcaacaagcagctgaccaactttcttgaagcCAACAattcgctcgacccttcccaaactggttttcgagccaaccacagcacggaaaccgccctcatcgcagtcaccgacgacatcagaactctgatggacaacggagaaacaaccgctctcatcctcctagacctctcggctgccttcgacaccgtgtgccaccgTACcataataacccgcctccgctccactggaatcctaggacaggcccttgactggatcatcttgttcctctctgacagaacccaaagGGTCTaactcccgcccttccgctcagaacccaccgagatcatctgcggcgtacctcaatatctacataagccccctcgccgacatcgctcgcaaacacaacatcaacatcatctcctacgccgacgacacccagctgatcctcaccaaagaccctaccaccgccaaaatcaacctacaggaaggaatgaaagacgtcgcggaatggatgaagctcagccgcctgaagctgaactcagacaagacggaggtcctcatcctcgaacattccccgtccacctgggacgactcctggtggcccacggctctgggcaccgcaccaacccccaaaGGACCACGCACgccacctcagattcatcctggaccccctcctcaccatgaccaagcaagtcaacgccgtctcgtcatcatgcttccacacccttcgcatgttccgaaaaatcttccgatggatccccgccgaaaccagaaagacagttacccatgccctcatcacaagccgtttggactacagaaacaccctttaCGCAGGGACCatcgcaaagctacagaaacgtcttcaacgcatacagaacgcctccgcacgcctcatcctcgacataccgctccacagccacatatccgcccacctgaaacacctgcactggctccccgtcaacaagaggatcaccttcaggctcctcacccacgcacacaaagctctccacaacatgggcccgaatacctcaacagccgcctcttattctacacgcccacctgtcagcttcgctcagccagcctcgccctcgccaccgtccctgttatccgcagaaccaccgcaggaggtaaatccttctcctacctggcagccaaagcaaggaccatctcgccttcaggaagcgcctcaagacttggctttttgagcagcagtaacccccccaccccctccctagcaccttgagaccctcgcgggtgagtagcgcgctctataaatgctttgattgattgattgattgattggtgacgggtttcttcatgattggcatatttgatctactagtaaatccctagtaaattgcactatgtgtgcccagggcctgtaaaccaaatgcttctagtgggactgcagcactgattgtgccacccaggtgagtagccctgcaaacatgtctcaggcctgtcattgcagtgtctgtatgttcagttttaaactgccaggtcaacctggcaagtgcacccacttgccaggcccaaatgttcTCTTTTATTATCTGTACGTCATGAAtagggtaggcccaaggcagccccatgggcagggtgcagcgtatttaaaaggtaggacatgtactggtgtgttttacatgtcatgtactggtgtgttttacatgtcctgatcgtGAAATACTGCTagtttcagttttcactattgaaaggcctatctgtcccacagggtaacatggggattgccttgaaaacatttttagatgtaatttcccattgggagtaacTAGGTatctggattttggggtctctgaactcacaatttgaaaatacatcttctggTGAATTGGTTTTTTAACTGTgagtttaaaaatgctacttttagaaagtgggcattttctttcttaaccactatgtgcctctgccagtctgctgaatacatgtctgggtaaggatgacagttgtgctgtttgtgcattcactctaggcagtcacacaaagggagctgagaagcatatcctgatggtccatcatcaagctgatggttcttcctgagctagagcggtgggaggagctgacacttgcacctgaacagagctgtgcctgtcctcacacaaagcagtctccaactccctggtgtatatatggggccaggacagggaaagacagggccttgtgcactacaaagacttattttttaagtttccctacttcaaagacagaaaggggtattagtactggacctcttataccacatagttagaatccttctggactgaggaaagcctgccaggaagaagagctggatgcttagaagagactgctactctgcctgttgctttgttgtgctgacctactGCTTGATGCTTcagttctgggagtgaaaggactggacttggctttctacatcctgctttcaaaagttctccaagggcttgggctgagcttgcctcctgttaagaagtctcatagacatcaaagacttaggaggtcattccgaccctggcggtccatgaccgccatggcggagggcagcggaagcaccgccaacaggctggcggtgcatcctgggctattctgaccacggcggtaaagccacggtcagaaaaggggaaccggcggtttcctgccagttttcccctggcccagggaatccgccatggcggcgctgcttgcagcaccgccacggggattccgacccccatcccgccagcctgtttctggcgcttgtcaccgccagaaccaggatggcgggaacgggtgtcatggggcccctggcttagcagacagtgaaaatcgcgacgggtgccactgcacccgtcgcacccctgcaactccgccggctccattcggagccggcttcctcattgcaagggctttcccgctgggccggcgggcggccttttggcggtcgcccgccggcccagcgggaaagttggaatgaccgccttaatctgccagtgcctgggctcttctgctgatagtccttacttgccaagtggtgcctccagttcctgggctcttggaaaTGCAAGAGGGTGATCTGAAGGATCTGAAGGAGAACATCTGAAGGAGAACATCCATGCATCAATGCATAGCActggaagaatcaatgcagcgcttgTCTTGCAgctgaagaatcaatgcattgcttgccccgtggctggagaatcgacgcagcgcttgccacACTGCAGGCGAATCGACAGAGCATCTGtacttggatttttttcattttggttgtcTTTTACTCATATAAATTTTGGCTCTTtttctggtgtggagtccttttgtagtgttttcactgttttactttgtgtgtctgtataaatactttacacattgccttctgagataAGACaaattgctcatgccaagctaccaaggggggtaagcaggggttatcgtagctgtgtgactcccttaccctgactagagtgagggtccctacttggacagactgCAAGCCACTGCCATctcgagaccccatttctaacaatcaacaTACGTATAACTAAACAATGTACTGGACAGTCATGTATCCTAATCCAAGGCTCAAACTTTGCCCAAGTGGGCACACTATACAAATCTTGGGGGGAACAATGCAGCCCCTGCTGTAGCATATCAATACACATAGGTACTCACGGTCTTGCTACAGTGAGCTCTCAGAACCCAATGTTAGATCCAATTTATGCTCATATGGTCAAGGGCCAGCCCCACCACCTAGTGGACAGGATGTCCCCATTTGTCATCTCTCtcatcaagcccaagtgggcaaagcATGTGAATAGGTCATCATTTTAGGTCATAATTGTTTGGAATAGATGTTCACAAATGTAGTGACACTGTGCATaggaaccaaaataaaagtgaaagtgaaatcaaatCCTCAAAGTGTGAATTCTCGATTCCTCTCTGAAAGAGTAGGGTAGAGAGCTCACGCCTGGACAGCCTCTCAACACCCGAGCATGCCTGGTGTCGAGAGTCCCTTCCTCTCCTCCTGCAATAGCAAAGAGTAAAGATAATGTTAAAATCCACACTAATTCACATCACTGAagttaaaaacacattaaaaacagtTTTGCATGAACAACCACTCAGATGCTCAGACAAAGTGAACAAACAATTTTTCGTCAGAGCTCAGGTCAAACGGGGTTTTGGTGTTATGTTCAGTAATGTGACATGAGGCACAGTTTCTCAGTTTGAAAATCCTGTACCTTCTCCTTGTGTCAGTTCCCACCTGCTCCATGCCAAAAAACTTGAGCTTGTTTCAATCACTACAATTATGTTGTTCAAAATGCCTTGCGACAGGATAATGTTTGTTGTAATTAGTGATTTCTTGGACATGTTCCAATATTCTTTTATGCAGTGGATGCACTGTGCTGCCCACATACTGGAGACCACACAGGCATACCAGTACATAAATGATATAGCTAGTACTGCAGGTTATGAACTGCATGATCGTTCTCTGCGTTTTAGTGTGTGGTACCTTATAGTCACTCTGAATTTGGGAGTTAGAGCAGACTTTGCAATTGCCACAGATGTAGAGCCCGGTTAGATTGTGGTTGAGTTGATCCCTGTCTCTGGTGGTAATGTCACTATGGACCAAGACATCCCTCAAAGACTTGCTCCTACAGTACATAACAGCAGACTTGTCTCCTACTAAATTACTAATGATAGAGTCACAGTTCAGGAGATTCCAAATCTTAGCGAGTATTCTATTCACAATACTGGATTCACTATTAAATGTGGTAATAAACCCGATGGGTACCTTTTCCTCATTAAGGGGTTTAGCTGTGGTACCAAAtaatatttaggtggtcattacaaccctggcggacgatgttaaagcggcggtaagaccaccaacaggccagcggtaaaaattttggaattacgattgtggcggaaaccgccaacacagacagccactttaacactccgaccgccacggaggtacagacaaacagcgcagcggtcaccgccaacagacagccgggagacaatgtaccggccacactattatgacaggccaatccgccaccttttccggggcggattcaccgcggataaaaacacggtggaaataggcatttcgaagggaaaacgctcacctctacacactccacgaggaacgacgacaccatggagccggaactccatattcttcttgcgctagtcttcctgctcctgtaccaggagcaccaacgccggcagcgaaaaccacggtgagtacttcacctacgacacaggggaggcaaaaaacagggacacacacacgcaacaccccaacccacacccccaccctcacccactacaacacacacaccaatgcatatccaaacattacagtaacatcccccaacccccctggaagaatgcaaagacaaaaggaaatgagtgtaaccattgtaatgtgtTAAAATAGAGtaagtaaaaatatacatatatacactattaacaaaatatacaccacgaatagtagtccaggtaatgcaccattcatagtccgtggaccactgggcccaaaatgcatgggcgaggcccacacaagatacccgaacatgacggggagaacactgcaggggcatcagatagaaacacaacaggcacctcagggggaagggaatggggggcacctcagtgggatgagtgcacgacgccagatccacgagggggcaccatgcccattgatgtatcctggggagtgcaaagccacagtctctcaagtcttttcagtgggtggtttgcccactgctgtatcctggggagtgcaaagccacagtctctcaagtctctacagtgggtgggttgcccactgttccatcctagggagtgcaaagccacagtctctcaagtctctacagtgggtgggttgcccactgctttatcctagggagtgcaaagccacagtctctcaagtcttatcagctggtggtttgcccactgctgtatcctggggagtgcaaagccacagtctctcaagtagataacagtctctactggttctggagggggactggtgcccagagtgctttatcctgtgaaggattgaggttgtggatgcatatctccactggtcctggagggggactggtgcccagagtgcttcatcctgtgaaggattgaggttgtggatgcatgtctccactggttctggagggggactggtgcccagagtgcttcatcctggcaaggacaaacggagtggatgcatgtctccactggttctggagggggactggtgcccagagtgcttcatcctgtgaaggattgaggtaggggatgcatgtctccactggttctggagggggactggtgcccagagtgcttcatcctgtgaaggattgaggttgtggatgcatgtctccactggttctggagggggactggtgcccagagtgcttcatcctggcaaggacagatggagtggatgcatgtctccactggttctggagggggactggtgcccagagtgcttcatcctggcaaggacagaggtagtggatgcatgtctccactggttctggagggggactggtgcccagagtgcttaatcctgtgaaggattgaggtagtggatgcatgtctccactggttctggagggggactggtgcccagagtgcatcactcaccccgtgacggtccctgttgcgtcactgcccctgccgctcatgggctagcggtgcttgacttggcggtccttgccctgttcaatggtgcttgacttggcagtccttgccctgttcagcggtgcttgccctgttcagcggtgcttgacttggcggtccttgccctgttcagcgctgcttgccctgttcagcggtgcttgacttggcggtccttgccctgttcagcggtgcttgccctgttcagcggtgcttgccctgttcagcgttgcttgccctgttcagctgtgcttgacttggcggtccttcattgcccagctgggctggggctggcggtccttcattgcccagctgggctgtggctggcggggccctcctgggcagctgggctgtggctggcagggccctcctggacagcgacgatggggctggcgtcctgggcagcgacgatggggctggcggggccctcctgggcagcgacgatggggctggcggggccctcctggacagtgacgatggggctggcggtggcgtcctgggcagcgacgatggggctggcggggccctcctgggcagctgggctgtggttgtcggggtcctcctggacagcgacgatgggcctggcggtggcgtcctgggcagcgacgatggggctggcggggccctcctgggcagcgacgatggggctggcggtggcctcctggccagcggggatgatggcggtcttctccgctgtgctgctcctcccagactttgcaggtttcttctgccccttccccaccttgggaggagtcacagctgagtccacactcccccgggacccctgtgagcggcttgggtggctggagtcttccccctctcccgccgggcactggccaacttctggtgcttcacaggggggggggactggctgtgctctggctccgtgatacactggctggccttgtggccggtgcactccacatacctgtgacaacaggcacctctggtcccggtgattttgtggctgaggtgctagtacgggacctatgagttggacggggggggtgggaaataggttaagggtggacaggaaaagttgtttggagacactgggacgggtagctggagggggtttgggagtggaggaagaggtggtggttgtaggaggtgtaactttagtggatttgggtgcaggtgcatgcgctggagtgaggtggatggctgttgggtgggtgtgtgcctgcgtttgtgtatcttcagagggggcgtcacagacacactgggagaggacacaggggacgtgtgaatggtagtgggggtggtgactgcacgtgagcggggtgtggtggtgggtgtgctggagagggacatagtggctgtagtggtagtgcatgcaggtgtgagtgtagacgagactgggaggga of the Pleurodeles waltl isolate 20211129_DDA chromosome 2_1, aPleWal1.hap1.20221129, whole genome shotgun sequence genome contains:
- the LOC138260102 gene encoding nucleolar protein 58-like; its protein translation is MARVSGERAPTFTSEELAKLVDGVRPSTNNCTVLQTNRRRKHNGKEKNKKYTGEEPNGREKKKKCTGEEPNGREKKKKCTGEEPNGKEKRKKYTGDEPNGKEKKKKYTGEEPNGKEKRRKYTGEEPNAREKKKKCTGEEPNGREKKKKCTGEEPNGKEKRKKYTGDEPNGKEKKKKYTGDEPNGKEKSRKYTGDEPNGKEKRKKYTGGSAKEHL